From Streptomyces zhihengii, the proteins below share one genomic window:
- a CDS encoding aminopeptidase P family protein, with amino-acid sequence MAEELTPETPEEEQPIKQRKNGLYPGVSDELAENMTTGWADTELHGLEAIPQAAHTAARRAALSARFPGERLVIPAGNLKTRSNDTEYSFRAATEYAYLTGDQTEDGVLVLEPRGDGHEATVHLLPRSDRANGEFWLSGQGELWVGRRHSLAEAEQLLGIPARDVRELADTLREARGPVRVVRGHDAGVEAALTDKVTAEHDDELRVYLSEARAVKDEFEIGELQKACDSTARGFEDVVKVLDKAQATSERYIEGTFFLRARVEGNDVGYGSICAAGPHATTLHWVRNDGPVRSGDLLLLDAGVETTTLYTADVTRTLPISGRYTEIQRKIYDAVHDAQEAGIAAVKPGAKYRDFHDASQRVLAERLVEWGLVEGPVERVLELGLQRRWTLHGTGHMLGMDVHDCAAARTEAYVDGTLEPGMCLTVEPGLYFQADDLTVPEEYRGIGVRIEDDILVTEDGNRNLSASLPRQADEVEAWMAALRD; translated from the coding sequence GTGGCGGAGGAGCTCACCCCGGAGACCCCGGAAGAGGAGCAGCCGATCAAGCAGCGCAAGAACGGCCTGTACCCGGGCGTGTCCGACGAGCTGGCCGAGAACATGACCACGGGGTGGGCCGACACCGAGCTGCACGGCCTGGAGGCGATCCCGCAGGCCGCGCACACGGCGGCCCGCCGTGCCGCGCTGTCGGCGCGCTTCCCCGGGGAGCGCCTGGTGATCCCCGCGGGCAACCTGAAGACCCGCTCCAACGACACCGAGTACAGCTTCCGGGCCGCCACCGAGTACGCGTACCTGACCGGCGACCAGACCGAGGACGGCGTGCTCGTGCTGGAGCCCAGGGGCGACGGTCACGAGGCCACCGTGCACCTGCTGCCGCGCTCCGACCGCGCGAACGGCGAGTTCTGGCTGTCCGGCCAGGGCGAGCTCTGGGTCGGCCGGCGCCACTCGCTGGCCGAGGCCGAGCAGCTCCTCGGCATCCCCGCCCGGGACGTGCGCGAACTGGCCGACACCCTGCGCGAGGCGAGGGGCCCGGTCCGCGTGGTGCGCGGCCACGACGCCGGCGTCGAGGCCGCCCTGACCGACAAGGTCACCGCCGAGCACGACGACGAGCTGCGGGTGTACCTCTCCGAGGCGCGTGCCGTGAAGGACGAGTTCGAGATCGGCGAGCTCCAGAAGGCGTGCGACTCGACCGCCCGCGGCTTCGAGGACGTCGTCAAGGTCCTCGACAAGGCGCAGGCCACCAGCGAGCGCTACATCGAGGGCACCTTCTTCCTGCGCGCCCGCGTCGAGGGCAACGACGTCGGCTACGGCTCCATCTGCGCCGCCGGCCCGCACGCCACCACCCTCCACTGGGTGCGCAACGACGGCCCGGTCCGCTCCGGCGACCTGCTGCTGCTCGACGCCGGTGTGGAGACCACCACCCTCTACACCGCAGACGTCACCCGCACCCTGCCGATCAGCGGCCGCTACACGGAGATCCAGCGCAAGATCTACGACGCGGTCCACGACGCCCAGGAGGCGGGCATCGCCGCGGTGAAGCCGGGCGCCAAGTACCGCGACTTCCACGACGCCTCGCAGCGGGTGCTCGCGGAGCGGCTGGTCGAGTGGGGCCTCGTCGAGGGCCCGGTGGAGCGGGTGCTCGAACTGGGCCTCCAGCGCCGCTGGACGCTGCACGGCACCGGCCACATGCTCGGCATGGACGTCCACGACTGCGCCGCCGCGCGCACCGAGGCGTACGTCGACGGCACGCTGGAGCCCGGTATGTGCCTGACCGTCGAGCCGGGTCTGTACTTCCAGGCCGACGACCTCACGGTGCCCGAGGAGTACCGCGGCATCGGCGTCCGGATCGAGGACGACATCCTCGTCACCGAGGACGGCAACCGGAACCTCAGCGCCTCGCTGCCGCGTCAGGCCGACGAGGTCGAGGCGTGGATGGCCGCGCTGCGGGACTGA
- a CDS encoding YcnI family copper-binding membrane protein: MNVSRVAAAAVAAAAVVALSGTAFAHVSVQPQGEAAKGGYATVNFKVPNERDDASTVKLEVSMPTEHPLASVMPQDVPGWKAEVTRSKLDKPLEVHGKQITEAVTKVTWTADGSKIAPGRFQQFPVSLGQLPEDADQLVFKALQTYDNDEVVRWIEEPAEGGEEPESPAPVLQLSAASGDHHGGGAADTAADDKNAGHDDEAGHTETAASPGGSDTTARVLGGVGIAVGAAGVAFGVLAGRRRA, encoded by the coding sequence ATGAACGTTTCCCGCGTTGCCGCCGCCGCCGTCGCCGCCGCCGCCGTCGTGGCCCTCTCCGGCACCGCCTTCGCCCACGTCAGCGTCCAGCCGCAGGGCGAGGCCGCCAAGGGCGGCTACGCCACCGTCAACTTCAAGGTCCCGAACGAGCGCGACGACGCCTCCACCGTGAAGCTGGAGGTGTCCATGCCCACCGAGCACCCGCTGGCGTCCGTGATGCCGCAGGACGTGCCCGGCTGGAAGGCCGAGGTCACCCGCTCCAAGCTCGACAAGCCCCTCGAGGTCCACGGCAAGCAGATCACCGAGGCCGTCACCAAGGTGACTTGGACCGCGGACGGTTCGAAGATCGCGCCCGGCCGCTTCCAGCAGTTCCCCGTCTCCCTCGGCCAGCTTCCCGAGGACGCCGACCAGCTCGTCTTCAAGGCCCTCCAGACGTACGACAACGACGAGGTCGTGCGCTGGATCGAGGAGCCGGCCGAGGGCGGCGAGGAGCCCGAGTCCCCGGCGCCCGTGCTGCAGCTCTCCGCCGCCTCCGGCGACCACCACGGCGGCGGCGCCGCCGACACCGCGGCCGACGACAAGAACGCCGGCCACGACGACGAGGCCGGCCACACCGAGACCGCCGCCTCGCCCGGCGGCAGCGACACGACCGCCCGGGTCCTCGGCGGCGTCGGCATCGCCGTCGGCGCCGCGGGCGTGGCCTTCGGCGTCCTGGCCGGCCGCCGCCGCGCCTGA
- a CDS encoding ATP-binding protein, giving the protein MSIWWSLRLRRDAASVPLARRLLLGTMETAGVDPDISFDLSVALTEACANAVEHGGDPGSAAAGPAAEYRVTAYLDGEKCRIEVSDSGPGFDRGPAPLRDAPLCGDAQATAESGRGLCLIEQLADHVHVRSRPGLGAVVSFDKILKWREGALLGVS; this is encoded by the coding sequence ATGAGCATCTGGTGGTCACTCCGTCTGCGGCGCGACGCCGCGAGCGTCCCCCTGGCCCGGCGGCTGCTGCTCGGCACCATGGAGACCGCGGGCGTCGACCCGGACATCTCCTTCGACCTGTCCGTCGCGCTCACCGAGGCGTGCGCCAACGCCGTGGAGCACGGCGGGGATCCGGGCTCCGCGGCCGCCGGCCCGGCGGCCGAGTACCGGGTGACGGCGTATCTGGACGGCGAGAAGTGCCGTATCGAGGTCTCCGACTCGGGGCCCGGCTTCGACCGGGGCCCCGCACCGCTGCGCGACGCCCCCCTGTGCGGCGACGCGCAGGCGACGGCGGAGAGCGGCCGGGGGCTCTGCCTCATCGAGCAGCTCGCCGACCACGTCCATGTGCGCAGCAGGCCGGGGCTGGGCGCGGTGGTCAGCTTCGACAAGATCCTCAAATGGCGCGAGGGCGCGCTGCTCGGTGTCTCCTGA